From Argonema galeatum A003/A1:
ATTCGGGCAATCTTAATGCTGTTGGCTTTAGTCAGTTTCATGGGAACGTCTTATATAGTTCTTGTACCTGTTTTTGCTACAAAAATTATGCATGGTAGTGCGGATACTCTGGGTTTTCTGATGGCGGCTTCAGGAGTCGGTGCTTTTATGGCTGGTATTTATCTCAGTTCGCGTCAAAGCATACTTGGAATAGAAAAATTGATGGTGTTGTCTCCTATAATTTGGGGAATTGGTCTGATTGGTTTTTCTCAATCGCACACTTTCTGGTTTTCTTTTTTAATGATGTTTTTAATTGGCTTTGGTTCAATTGTAGAATTTACCTGTTGTAACACATTCTTGCAAACGATTGTTGATGACGATAAACGCGGCAGAGTTATGAGTCTTTACATAATGGCATTTGCAACAATCCCGTTTGGCAATCTATTCGCCGGTGCATTGGCTGAAAAAATTGGTGCTAGCTATACATTAACGATCGCCGGAATATTTTGTATTTTAGGTTCTGCCATTTTTGCCAAACAGCTTCCCGCGTTAAGGCAATTAGTTCGCCCAATATATGCTAAACTCGGCATAATCCGTTAGGTAGATTTTTAGAAAATAAAATCTAGTTGAGAGAACAAAACATGAGTCAAGACATTTTTGAATTACCTAGCCCCGAAGGAAATTCTATCGTAGGCAACCTTGCCGATCTCGGTCAAGATCCGCTGGGCTTTTTGACCAAGTGTGCGGGTGAATACGGTGATATTGTACCGCTGCGTTTAGGCTTAACACCAGCCTGTTTTTTAACCAAGCCTGAGTATATCGAGCAAGTGCTAAAAGACCGCATTTTGTTCGTTAAATCTAAGGGATTGCGTACCCTGCGAACCTTGTTGGGCGAAGGACTGCTCAGTAGTGAAGGAGACTACTGGTATCGTCAGCGACGCCTAATTCAACCAGTATTTTCCCAGAAGCGCATAGCTGGTTATGGACAAATAATGGTTGACTATACCGGACAAATGCTTGATACCTGGCAAAATGGCGAAACTCGCAATGTACACGATGACATGATGCGTCTGACTTTAAACATTGTGATGAAGTGCCTATTTAATGAGGATGTTACTGAGGGAACAGCTAAAGAAGTAGCTCATGCTCTCGATGTGACGATGCACTGGTTTGAAAGTAAACGCAAGCAAGGTTACTTCGTCCTAGAATGGTTTCCCAGACCGGAAAATATCCGCTACCGAAATGCTATTCAGAAAATGGATAAAAGCATTTACGATATCATTAGTCAACGGCGTGCCAGTGGCGAAGAGCCAGGAGATCTGCTGTCAATGTTGATGCAGGTAAAAGATGAAGATGATGGCGCTCAGATGACAGACAAGCAATTGCGAGATGAAGTAG
This genomic window contains:
- a CDS encoding cytochrome P450; translation: MSQDIFELPSPEGNSIVGNLADLGQDPLGFLTKCAGEYGDIVPLRLGLTPACFLTKPEYIEQVLKDRILFVKSKGLRTLRTLLGEGLLSSEGDYWYRQRRLIQPVFSQKRIAGYGQIMVDYTGQMLDTWQNGETRNVHDDMMRLTLNIVMKCLFNEDVTEGTAKEVAHALDVTMHWFESKRKQGYFVLEWFPRPENIRYRNAIQKMDKSIYDIISQRRASGEEPGDLLSMLMQVKDEDDGAQMTDKQLRDEVATLMLAGHETTANTLSWTWMLLSQHPEVQNKLLQELKEVLEDRSPTVADIPKLRYTDMVIKEAMRLYPPVSTMAREASQDCEIGGYQVPAGCNIMMSQWVMHRSPRYFEEAEKFQPERWANDLEKRLTKGVYFPFGDGPRVCIGKGFALMEAVLLLATIAQKFELSIVPDYAIVPQPSITLRPEYGIKVTLKKR